In Cotesia glomerata isolate CgM1 linkage group LG1, MPM_Cglom_v2.3, whole genome shotgun sequence, one genomic interval encodes:
- the LOC123274306 gene encoding uncharacterized protein LOC123274306: MALNLFMEHANYFEDWNILDQDSLDFNARNVINHESSLRRMTQVKSGMNEIINNLTGPNLQVVLNEVSPWKYQILKNLFPSIKRRHSRLELRESRLRNKFISSFWCWQLLTKPLDGYFFNMKIERKIIDQRENPVNIVCTAAEENYFAICTAETVFIYRIDNIKSPIYQTDFGLGSTNKSIYFYQNDSGHLIAIVRLQSNHLRFIDVKYRKKLVYPALESIDFNTICVGTHHKFFTERERIITEYELKSTTNTSNLNAVDVKTCKSFSKNPNCTIAYMSSENDKLFIVGEVGNKGYVVMTLTTPLPEQLLFDQITTVRIDLMKNTRDQIAEILVPVKNIIMSNADGILKFGQWSDNERRLLNPVTLERHTNYDNINKVTAYTIHANILFIGYENGFLQIFRINKKEGATNLDDDESKSIKLSQDHQTITSICVSEFKDTLFIIATTARHFYPIKFTF, from the exons ATGGCGTTAAATTTGTTTATGGAACATGcgaattattttgaagattgGAACATCCTCGACCAAGATTCGCTTGATTTTAACGCGAGGAACGTCATAAACCATGAATCGTCTTTGCGAAGAATGACACAAGTCAAAAGCGGAATGAatgaaattatcaataatttaactGGGCCAAATTTGCAAGTTGTACTCAATGAAGTATCTCCTTGGAAATaccaaattttaaagaatcttTTTCCGTCTATTAAACGAAGACATTCACGCTTAGAACTTCGTGAGTCAAGATTGCGTAATAAGTTTATTTCTTCCTTTTGGTGCTGGCAATTATTGACGAAACCTTTAGACGGGTACTTCTTTAACatgaaaattgaaagaaaaatcatTGATCAGAGAGAAAATCCGGTAAATATTGTCTGCACTGCAGCAGAAG AAAATTATTTCGCCATTTGCACTGCAGAAacagtatttatttatcgaaTTGACAATATTAAATCGCCAATTTATCAGACTGATTTTGGCTTGGGATCGactaataaatcaatttatttttatcaaaatg ATTCTGGTCATTTAATCGCCATTGTACGTTTGCAAAGTAATCATTTGCGATTTATTGATGTAAAATATAGGAAAAAACTTGTCTATCCGGCTTTAGAATCAATTGATTTCAATACTATAtg TGTTGGCACTCAccacaaattttttactgaaagAGAAAGAATAATAACGGAGTATGAACTCAAATCGACAACTAATACTTCCAATCTTAATGCAGTTGATGTTAAAACTTGtaaatcattttcaaaaaatcctAATTGTACCATAGCTTACATGTCTTCAGAAAATGATAAG ttatTCATAGTTGGTGAAGTAGGTAATAAGGGATATGTAGTAATGACATTGACCACTCCATTACCGGAGCAATTGTTATTTGACCAGATAACTACAGTGAGGATCGATCTTATGAAGAATACCAGAGATCAAATCGCTGAAATTCTTGTAccagttaaaaatataataatgagcAACGCTG ATGGTATATTAAAATTCGGCCAGTGGTCAGATAACGAAAGAAGATTGTTAAACCCTGTGACTTTAGAACGCCATACTAATTACGATAATATCAATAAAGTAACAGCATATACCATTCATGCAAACATTTTATTCATTGGTTATGAAAATG GATTTTTGCAAATATTTCGTATTAACAAAAAAGAAGGTGCAACAAATCTTGATGACGATGAatcaaaatcaataaaattatcccAGGATCATCAAACTATCACCTCTATTTGCGTCAGTGAATTCAAAGACACTTTATTCATTATTGCGACAACAGCAAGGCACTTTTATCCtatcaaatttactttttaa